The nucleotide sequence GCTTTTGGTTTGGTGCACCAACCGCGGCCTAACTCTATTAAACTAGTGTCAGGAATCAGAGATTCGAATGAGACGGGTGCACTGATTGCGGTTTTATTGTGTCTTTTGCGTTTGTTTGGAAAGTGTTTGTGTTAAAATAGCACTGGAATTGCTTTCcggaagtaaaaaaaaaacacttacaaTGCACTTCTTTAAGAAATCACTTGGATTTGGACATGTTTTTAATAAAAGCACATTTTTAGTAAAAGCACTTTAGGAAAAAGCATTTCCATAGCTCGTCAAACTCAAAAAGGTTTTGACTTTAACATGTGAGGTGCGGAGAATTATCATTGGGTAGTTCAGTGGTTGAGGATGAATCACAAGTTTGTATTTTACATTGCACATTCTCGATTTGAATCATGACATTGGTGAATCACATGATGGTGGTCAGAAAGATGCCTATGTACGTTTTTCTGACCCTCGAAAGAGTAGATTGCCATGAGAAGTCACCAGCCGGtcccttattaaaaaaaaaaaaagtgtgtgaggTGTGGAGATGTAAGAGTTTGGGAAGGAAAAAGTAGTTTAAAAGGCAATGTCATTCATAAAATGAGGATAAAATTGGTTACAAAGAAATGCCTCTAATTGGTTACATCATGTGTTTACCATCTGCCAATTAGGTCCCTTTGCCCCGAGAGATTTAAAAGCTTGGAGGATTCCATTTCTAAGTTTCGCTACTTTTGTGTCACAATTTTTGTGTGTGAGACATTGAAACCGCACCCTTCGAGAACGAacggtttttttctttttgcatagGGATTGTGGCGCTCTACTTTTAGACGTATGCACTGCAAAATGAATATGTGCAGGAGGCTAAAAGAGGAGCGTCAAAATCactagccttttttttttttttttccttctgaaCTCGCCGTAAGATCTAACTATGAACAAAGTCTTCCCCTTTTCCCTCTTACTACTTCATATGAGGCAAAATTTGTAACATAATTGGAATTAGGAGGAGAATGATGAGAACTATTCCAAGAATTATAGCAATGCATGTCCACTTCCTTGATTTCTTCTGCTGTTCTTTGGCTACCTGAAGGTTGTCAGTGCCTCGTCTCACGAAAGAACTTGCGTGCATGACGTGGCTCTCGATGTCGTTGAGCTGATGGCCCTGGGCTTCGACCAGGGCGGCCATGTCCATGAATATCTGATGCAGCTCGATCAAATTCTTCTCGATCTCCTTCACAGCATCGTGTCTCTCCTGCATTTCGGATATGGTGTCCATAATCTGACCTCTCCCCTGCTCCTGAATCGCCTTCTGCAGaaaactctcactctctccgCTCGAAATCAAAGTTTCGATGGTATCCTCGCTTGCTTTCTCTCCGGTGATTGTGAAATACCTGCGTTCTATTGTTTCCTTGTACTCGGCTGTCATCCTAGCTCTCAACCCTTGAAAGTCATCCATCATGTCCTTTAGCTTCTTCCCCAAGCCACTAACCACCGAGGTCCTCGTTCGATCAGCAGAGGATCCAGGGCCACACCCGGGAAGGTTCCTGTGCGCTGCGTTCGAACGCTCTAAACCTTCGAGCTTCCCCTTGATGATTTTGACCCTTTTGAGGACCTGCTCGACGTCCAAGTCCATTCGGGTCCGGAGCTCCTTCATGGTTTGAGCATTGTGCACAGTCTTGCTCTCCTCATTGGATTCTTGCAGCTGCTTGTACAGCCTCTCGACCTGCCTCATGTCCTCCTTCACATTCTCAATGTCTTCGAAGAACTTGTCGAGGTTAACGCTTTCCTTGCCGGCCTCCACGTCGTCGAGGTAGGCCTGCTGCTTCAGGTCCGTGTACTTCTTGAACGAGCTCGAAAATAAGTCGTTCATCCTGCCTGGATCTTATGTATAACCAAAGGTGCTTTTCTTAAAAGTGCTTTTCGATGGGGATTTCTTTCTCTCTTATGCTGGTGAAGATTGAGTGGACGAACAGAAAAGCACGTTAAGTTGTAACCATATGCGTACAACAATTAAGTAAGCTAAATCAATCGAAGGGTGCTTTTtcttaaaagtgcttttggatgAGGGTTTCGGGCTTCTGCATCCTCCTCTGCATCCACATTGAGTGTAAGGAGGAGGAGGGGACAAAAGCAGAAGCTGTCACCAACATATGGACGAAAGCAGAAGtttccgtgtttttggtgaggagGGGGGTGGTGGGATTAGCATGGGTTTGGATTAATTACATAATTAGGACCAGCCAAATTAACCTACAAATCCGTTTTAACGATGGCTGTACAGTAGATCCTGAGTTGACACGTGGCAGAGCCCCTTTCTCTTCCATCTGTTGGTTGACTTGGTCGTACATTTCTCTCCTCCCAATCACTAGTTTGGTGTAAGATATTTGTGGATAAATTAACCAGGCCTAATTAGAAATGGATAGCAAAAAGTAGTTGTAATTAACCATTTGTATTAGCAGACTAATGATAATTCA is from Malus sylvestris chromosome 5, drMalSylv7.2, whole genome shotgun sequence and encodes:
- the LOC126623577 gene encoding syntaxin-124-like yields the protein MNDLFSSSFKKYTDLKQQAYLDDVEAGKESVNLDKFFEDIENVKEDMRQVERLYKQLQESNEESKTVHNAQTMKELRTRMDLDVEQVLKRVKIIKGKLEGLERSNAAHRNLPGCGPGSSADRTRTSVVSGLGKKLKDMMDDFQGLRARMTAEYKETIERRYFTITGEKASEDTIETLISSGESESFLQKAIQEQGRGQIMDTISEMQERHDAVKEIEKNLIELHQIFMDMAALVEAQGHQLNDIESHVMHASSFVRRGTDNLQVAKEQQKKSRKWTCIAIILGIVLIILLLIPIMLQILPHMK